The Medicago truncatula cultivar Jemalong A17 chromosome 4, MtrunA17r5.0-ANR, whole genome shotgun sequence genome includes a region encoding these proteins:
- the LOC11409203 gene encoding uncharacterized protein — MNFKNKEEFWIFYMNHHSNPSTRKWHFIGTLFSIIFLLFSIILTWWFLFLVPLSFYGFALYSHLFIEENFPVTIGYPFWSLYCDLKLFLFMVSGKMDREIKRLGKRPVLQFL; from the coding sequence ATGAATTTCAAGAACAAAGAAGAATTCTGGATATTTTACATGAACCATCATTCAAACCCATCAACAAGAAAATGGCACTTTATAGGAACACTTTTCAGCATTATCTTCTTACTCTTTTCAATAATCTTAACTTGGTGGTTCTTGTTTCTTGTTCCTTTGTCTTTTTATGGATTTGCTTTGTATAGTCATTTGTTCATTGAAGAGAATTTTCCTGTGACTATTGGATATCCATTTTGGTCTCTTTATTGtgatttgaagttgtttttgtttatgGTTAGTGGGAAAATGGATAGAGAGATTAAAAGACTTGGGAAGAGACCTGTGTTGCAATTCTTATGA
- the LOC11414540 gene encoding disease resistance protein RPV1: MSYPTSSSSYDLQRRRTLLLDLNLTPFENDLALTKKYDVFLSFRGEDTRASFISHLTSSLQNAGILIFKDDQSLQRGDHISPSLVHAIESSKISVIVFSKNYADSKWCLQELWQIMVRHRTTGQVVLPVFYDVDPSEVRHQTGEFGKSFLNLLNRISHEEKWMALEWRNELRVAAGLAGFVVLNSRNESEVIKDIVENVTRLLDKTDLFVADNPVGIDSRVQDMIQLLDTQQTNDVLLLGMWGMGGIGKTTVAKAIYNKIGRNFEGRSFIANIREVWGKDCGQVNLQEQLMYDIFKETTTKIQNVESGISILNGRLCHKRVLLVLDDVNKLDQLNALCGSCKWFAPGSRIIITTRDKHILRGNRVDKIYIMKEMDESESLELFSWHAFKQARPSKDFSEISTNVVQYSGRLPLALEVLGSYLFDREVTEWICVLEKLKRIPNDQVHQKLKISYDGLNDDTEKSIFLDIACFFIGMDRNDVIHILNGSGFFAEIGISVLVERSLVTVDDKNKLGMHDLLRDMGREIIREKSPMEPEERSRLWFHDDVLDVLSEHTGTKAVEGLTLKMPCHSAQRFSTKTFENMKKLRLLQLSGVQLDGDFKYISRNLKWLHWNGFPLRCIPSNFYQRNIVSIELENSNAKLVWKEIQRMEQLKILNLSHSHHLTQTPDFSYLPNLEKLVLEDCPRLSQVSHSIGHLKKVVLINLKDCISLCSLPRNIYTLKTLNTLILSGCLMIDKLEEDLEQMESLTTLIANNTGITKVPFSLVRSKSIGFISLCGYEGFSRDVFPSIIWSWMSPNNLSPAFQTASHMSSLVSLEASTCIFHDLSSISIVLPKLQSLWLTCGSELQLSQDATRIVNALSVASSMELESTATTSQVPDVNSLIECRSQVKVSTTPNSMKSLLFQMGMNSLITNILKERILKNLTIDEHGRFSLPCDNYPDWLAFNSEGSSVIFEVPQVEGRSLKTIMCIVYSSSPYDITSDGLENVLVINHTKTTIQLYKREALSSFENEEWQRVVTNMEPGDKVEIVVVFGNSFIVMKTAVYLIYDEPVVEILEQCHTPDKNVLVDIGDENECAAMRISRQVEPTDDFEQKQKRRKID; the protein is encoded by the exons ATGTCTTACCCAACAAGTTCCTCTTCATATGATTTACAGAGAAGAAGGACACTGCTTCTTGATCTGAACCTCACTCCATTTGAGAACGATTTGGCTCTAACAAAAAAGTATGACGTGTTTTTGAGTTTCCGAGGAGAAGACACTCGCGCATCATTCATTTCACATCTCACATCATCTCTTCAGAACGCCGGAATCCTCATTTTCAAGGATGATCAGTCGCTTCAAAGAGGAGATCACATATCCCCATCGCTAGTTCACGCAATTGAATCTTCTAAAATTTCTGTTATAGTCTTCTCAAAAAACTACGCCGATTCCAAGTGGTGTCTTCAAGAGTTGTGGCAAATAATGGTGCGTCACAGAACCACAGGCCAGGTTGTACTGCCTGTGTTCTACGATGTCGATCCTTCTGAAGTTCGTCATCAAACTGGTGAGTTTGGTAAATCATTTCTAAATCTATTGAACAGAATTTCACATGAGGAGAAATGGATGGCGTTAGAGTGGAGAAATGAGCTTCGTGTTGCGGCTGGCCTTGCTGGATTTGTTGTCCTAAATTCCAg GAACGAAAGTGAGGTTATCAAGGATATTGTTGAAAATGTTACACGTTTACTGGACAAGACAGACTTGTTCGTTGCTGATAATCCTGTGGGTATCGATTCTCGAGTGCAAGATATGATTCAACTTCTAGACACTCAACAAACAAATGATGTTCTACTACTAGGGATGTGGGGGATGGGTGGAATTGGAAAAACCACCGTTGCAAAGGCCATTTACAATAAAATTGGTCGCAATTTTGAAGGTAGGAGCTTTATTGCAAATATTAGGGAGGTTTGGGGGAAAGATTGTGGTCAAGTGAATCTACAAGAACAACTTATGTatgatatttttaaagaaaccACAACCAAGATACAGAACGTTGAATCAGGAATATCTATATTAAATGGAAGACTCTGTCATAAAAGAGTACTTCTTGTACTTGACGATGTGAATAAACTGGACCAGCTAAATGCTTTGTGTGGAAGTTGTAAATGGTTTGCTCCAGGTAGTAGAATAATCATCACAACTAGAGATAAGCATATACTTAGAGGAAATAGGGTTGACAAAATATACATAATGAAAGAAATGGATGAAAGTGAATCTCTTGAGCTTTTTAGTTGGCATGCATTCAAGCAAGCGAGGCCTAGCAAagatttttcagaaatttcCACAAATGTAGTTCAGTATTCTGGGAGATTGCCGCTAGCTCTTGAAGTCCTTGGGTCCTATTTGTTTGATAGGGAGGTAACAGAGTGGATTTGTGTATTGGAGAAACTCAAAAGAATTCCCAATGATCAAGTACATCAGAAGTTAAAAATAAGCTACGATGGCTTAAATGATGATACAGAGAAATCAATATTCCTTGACATTGCTTGTTTCTTTATTGGGATGGATCGAAATGATGTCATTCATATATTAAATGGTTCTGGATTTTTCGCAGAAATTGGAATAAGTGTCCTTGTTGAGAGAAGCCTTGTAACGGTTGATGATAAGAACAAGCTTGGCATGCATGATTTGCTGCGAGATATGGGAAGGGAAATCATTCGTGAGAAATCACCAATGGAGCCTGAGGAACGTAGTAGGTTGTGGTTTCATGATGATGTGCTTGATGTATTGTCAGAACATACT GGAACAAAAGCTGTTGAGGGACTGACTTTGAAGATGCCATGTCATAGTGCACAACGATTTAGTACTAAAACATTTGAGAACATGAAGAAACTCAGATTGCTGCAACTTTCTGGTGTACAACTTGATGgagattttaaatatatttcaagaAATTTAAAATGGCTGCACTGGAATGGATTTCCTTTAAGATGCATACCTTCAAACTTCTATCAAAGAAATATAGTTTCCATTGAGTTAGAAAACAGCAATGCTAAACTTGTGTGGAAAGAGATTCAG agGATGGAGCAGCTGAAGATTCTAAATCTTAGTCATTCTCATCATTTGACACAGACCCCTGACTTTTCATACTTGCCTAATCTTGAAAAGCTAGTGCTCGAAGATTGCCCAAGGCTGTCTCAGGTTTCCCATAGCATTGGACATCtcaaaaaagttgttttgataaatttgaaaGATTGTATTAGCCTTTGTAGCCTTCCAAGAAACATCTATACGTTGAAAACTCTGAATACTCTCATTCTATCGGGATGTTTAATGATTGACAAGTTGGAAGAGGACTTGGAACAAATGGAATCTTTAACCACCCTGATTGCAAATAATACTGGTATAACAAAAGTTCCCTTTTCATTAGTAAGGTCAAAAAGCATTGGATTTATTTCTCTGTGTGGATATGAAGGATTCTCACGTGATGTGTTTCCTTCTATCATTTGGTCTTGGATGTCACCAAATAATCTGTCACCCGCTTTTCAAACAGCTTCTCACATGTCATCCCTTGTGTCTTTAGAGGCATCAACTTGTATTTTCCACGATCTATCATCTATTTCCATTGTCCTTCCAAAGCTTCAAAGCCTTTGGCTGACATGTGGATCAGAACTTCAACTATCACAAGATGCAACACGAATTGTGAATGCTTTAAGTGTAGCAAGTTCTATGGAATTGGAATCAACTGCAACTACATCACAAGTACCAGATGTGaattcattaattgaatgtcGCAGTCAAGTGAAAGTTTCAACCACTCCAAATTCCATGAAATCTCTTTTATTTCAAATGGGAATGAACTCCCTAATCACCAATATTCTGAAAGAGAGGATCTTAAAG AATTTGACTATCGATGAGCATGGTCGTTTTTCACTCCCTTGTGATAATTACCCGGATTGGTTAGCTTTCAATTCAGAAGGTTCTTCTGTAATTTTTGAAGTCCCTCAAGTGGAAGGACGTAGCTTGAAGACAATAATGTGCATTGTCTATTCTTCAAGCCCATACGACATAACATCAGATGGCCTTGAAAATGTGTTAGTGATAAATCACACAAAGACCACCATTCAACTCTATAAGAGAGAAGCATTATCCTCCTTTGAAAATGAGGAGTGGCAGAGAGTTGTAACAAATATGGAACCTGGTGACAAGGTGGAGATTGTTGTCGTTTTTGGGAACAGTTTCATTGTGATGAAGACAGCAGTTTATCTCATATATGATGAACCAGTCGTCGAAATATTGGAGCAATGTCATACACCAGATAAGAATGTTCTTGTTGATATCGGTGATGAAAATGAATGTGCTGCCATGAGGATCTCTCGCCAAGTAGAGCCTAcagatgattttgaacaaaaacagaaaagaagaaaaatcgACTGA